From Lewinellaceae bacterium:
CTCAGCCTGCCCCGCATCCTTCAGCAGGCCCGCGATTGCAGCCTGATCCACACCACTACCTACAATGCCGCCCTGCCCGCCTGGCTGGCCGGTCAATTGCTGCGGAAGCCGGTCGTGGTGACCTTCCACGAGGTGTGGGGCAAGCTGTGGTGGCAACTGCCGTTTACAGGATGGTGGCAGAAGAGAGGCTATTACCTCTACGAGCGGTTGGTATTAAAGTTGTCGTTTCACCGCTACATCGCTGTGTCACACTACACCAAAAACTGCCTGGAGCAGGCTGGTATTCCCTCCGGCCGCATCGCTACAATTTATAACGGATTGGATTATGCCTCTTTCCAATCTCACCGGCGCATTCAGCCGCCAGTATTTACCTACACCTACTTCGGCAGGCTGGGTATTTCGAAAGGACTGGACCTCCTTTTGCCGGCGGCACAGCAATTCTGCTCTAAATACCCCGAATCCAGGCTGCAACTCATCCTTCCCCGGAAACCCAAACCGGTCTTTAAGCGGGTACAACGGCTGATCCGGCAACTGAAATTAGACAGCCATATTGTTCTGCTGCACGACCTGCCCAGACGGCAGCTTTACCGTACGCTCAGCAGCTCTTCCTGCGTTGTAATCCCATCCTACAGCGAAGGCTTCTGCTTTGCGGCGGCAGAGGCGGCTGCCCTTCAGGTACCCACCATCTCTTCTCAAAGAGGCGCGCTGAAAGAGGTCGTGAATGGCCAATACCTCCCCATAAAACCTCTGAACGCAACTGCCCTCTCCGAGGCCCTTGAAAAAGCCGCGAACGGGCAATGGCAGGAATTGCCGCGCAAACGCTTTCCGCTTGAAAGAACAGTTGAACAACACCTGGAGCTGTACCGTTGCCTGCTAGGCCAAAAGAGGAACTCATGGTAACTGTTCAGGTGTTGCGGTATTGTGGTATTCCGGTATTGCGGCCTGGTGCCTGCAGGATGGCAAAAAACCTAAGAGCATGTTTGGAGGTAGTCATTTGGGCTGCAAATGGCTGTTTCTGGAACCTCATTTCGGCTATTTTTGGCCTCATGAGAACCCAAAATCAGCCATTTTCGCTTCCAAAGCACCACCTCCAAACATGCTCTAAATGATCGCACAAATGTTGCACCACAGGACTGCATTAGGCCAACCACAAAACCGGAAAACCGGAAGACCATAATACCTAAAAGTTGCCACCCATGAAGATCGCCATCCTCGCTGATCCACTCGACAACCAGTCCGCCGGCGTGCATGCCTACACCAAAGGGCTGGTCAACGCGCTGCTGCAATGCGACAGGAGTAACGAGTACGTGCTGATCCGCGAAAAGAAAGACCCTGCCCTGCCGTCAACAGTGCGGCAAATCGCTATCCTCAACCACCGCTTCCTTCTGCTCTTTGCCGCCCTGCGCCTATTTGTGATCATCCCGCTGATCCTGCGCTGGCTCCGCGTGGATGCCGTCGTGGAGCCAGCCCATTTCGGGCCGTTCAACCTGCCGCGGCACATTCGGCGCATCACCGTGATCCACGACCTGACGCCGCTGCTCTTTCCGCAATACCACCGCCGGCACAGCCAGTTGCTGCAGCGTTTTTTGCTGCGGCGCATCCTGAAAAAGGCACACCTGATCCTGACGGTGTCACAACATACTTCCAACGACCTGGACCAGCTCTTTCCGTTTTCCAGGCCGAAGACGGTTGTCATACCGCCGGGCTGCGATCCCTTCTTTCAGCCCGTCATTTCCAAAGCCGTTTTGAAAAAATGGCAGATCGACGCGCCTTACTTTCTCTTCGTCGGCACCGTCGAACCGAGGAAGAACCTCCTGATGCTGCTGCGAGCGTACCGCCGGTTTCGCGAATGGAATAATGAGCGAGTATTGCTCCTGATCGCCGGCGGCAAAGGATGGAAATATAGATCATTCTACGATGAACTGGCTCAACATCCCTATCGAAAAGACATCCATCTGGCCGGCTATGTCGACAAGCAAGACCTCCCCGCTTTTTATACCCACGCCCTCGCCCTGGTGTATCCTTCGTTGTACGAAGGCTTTGGCTTGCCGGTACTCGAAGCCATGGCTTGTGGTGCGGTGGTCATTTGCTCCGGCCGGTCGAGCCTGCCTGAGGTGGGTGGAACGGCAGCCCTGTACTTCGATCCGGAAGATGAGGCGGGGTTGTTGAGCCATATGCAGGCCATTGTTCAGAACGAGCCGCTGGCAGAGGAAAAAAAAGCCTTGTCCTTGCAGCAGGCAGCGGCATTTTCCTGGGAAAGTCATGTCCGCTTGTTTATTGAAGCGATACAGGCTCCAAACCGCTCTCCAGGCCCAACCCAAAAACAATAATCCAAATTTTTGACACAATAGTCCAAATGTATTTCTCTCTTTTCCGTGATCTTTGCATCAAACAACCTGAAGCCATGCACGTGTCAAATAAGCAGGTTTTGGCAAAAAAAAAATCACATGGTAATAATTATTTTTTTTATCTTTGATAAAATGCGGCGCCTTTCGTTTCTGAGCTATCAGAAAGGTGGTGCCTTAAATAACCCTCCTTTAAGCACTCCCCTTAAGTATTCAGCATCTTTATATCATCAATTACACCTATAAATTTCGTCTCCCATGAAGCAAAAATGCATGTTTGCCTTCACATCAAATTTACCTTCCAGACAAGCTCTTAAACTCCTGCTTATAGCACTGATCGCCTGCTTAAGCTGGGGGGGGGCATTACTGGCCCAACCCTCCAATGACCTTTGCAGCAATGCCGAGCAGATCATCGTTCCTATGGGCGGCACCGGAACCGGCAGTGGAACCACGATGAACGCCACCACTATAGATGCTCCTCCCGATTGCGGATTGAGGGTTGATAATGGGAGTTCCGGAGGCGTATGGTACACTTTTACAGGAACGGGGACCACACTTTATCAAATCTCCACTTGTAATGCTTCCACCGATTTTAATACGGAAATCAGTGTGTTCACCGGCTCGTGTGGCGCCTTATCTTGTGTGGCAGGTAATGACGATAATACTACTTGCTCGGCCGGATCCGGGCCAATATTCTCTGCTTCAACTGTTAATGTAAGCCTCTCATCCACCACTCAATATTACGTTTATGTCACAGGGCATAGCAGTGCTTCAGGTGATTTTGACCTAACTATATCGGACATGGGTACTGTTACCTCCAATGACCTTTGCGCCAATGCCGAGCAGATCATCATCCCTATGGGCGGCACCGGAACCGGTAGTGGAACCACGATGAACGCCACCACTATAGATGCTCCTCCCGATTGCGGGCCTGGGGTTGATAATGGGAGTTCCGGAGGAGTTTGGTACACCTTTACCGGCACCGGGAACACGATGTATGAAATTACCACTTGTAATGCCTTCTCCGATTTTGATACGGAGGTCAGTGTCTATACAGGCAGTTGCGGAACGCTCTCTTGTGTGGATGGAAATGATAACCAAGGCTGTGGGTTCGGAAGTATACTATCTACCGTCAATATTGCTACCCCTCCATACAATACGCAGTACTACGTCTATGTAACAGGCCACGGCAGCGCCTCCGGCAATTTTAACCTGGATATCACGGACAATGGCCCCATCCCCCTTCCTGCCAATGACCTTTGCATGGATGCCGAGGAGATTATTATCCCTATGGGCGGCACCGGAACCGGTAGCGGCACCACCTTGGGCGCCACCACTACAGGCGCTCCTCCCGATTGCGGGCCTGGGGTTGACAATGGAGATTTCGGCGGCGTATGGTACACGTTTACAGGAACGGGGAGTACGCTATACGAGATCACTACCTGTAATGCTTTCACCAATTTCAATACGGAAATCAGCGTGTTTGCCGGCGCATGTGGCGCCCTGTCTTGTGTGGACGGGAATGATGATGACAGCAATTGCTCAACCGGAGCAGGGACAACCAACTCTACGGTCACTGTAAACCCTTCATCCACGACTCAATATTACGTTTATGTCAAAGGCAATGGTGGCGCTTCCGGCAATTTTAACCTAAATATCTCGGACAATGGCCCTGATAGCGACGGCGACGGCGACGGTATCGGCGACCAAACAGACAACTGCCCCGCCGACTACAACCCCGGACAGGAGGACTTCGACGGCGACGGCCTGGGCGACGCCTGCGACCAAAGCCTCTGCATTAACGGCGCTGTGAGCAACCTGAATGCTTACGTCAATGGATTGAGCATCAACAGCGCCTATAAAAGAGCCATTACCAGCAGGCTGGATTTGGCGGCTACTAAATTCTGCAACGGATACAGCGCCAATTCGGTGATCAGTACCCTGAACTACGTCGTCAGTTATGTGCAGTACCAAAGCGGTCGCGGCATCCCGCCTGGCGACGCCAATTACATCCTGGCCCAGGTGAATGTCCTCATCGGCGCGCTAAACGGCGGCACGGTGGTTTGTTGCCCGGCGACGGCCGCCCCGCCTGCAAGCGTGAGACAGGAGCCCTCTGCTACTTTTGCGCTTTATCCCAACCCGGCCAACTATGCCATCAATTTATCGGTAAAAGGGCAATTAGGCAAACCCGCCCTTATCCGCATCTACAGCATGCAGGGCCAGATGGTGCTGGAGCAGCAGTATGCAAGCCTGGAGGAAGGGCAGCTGGCTTTTGATGTAAATGAATATGCTCCCGGCATCTATACCCTCATGGTTTCAGTGGATGGCGATGTGCCGGTGGTGAAGAAATTTGTGGTGCAGCGGTAGTGGCAAAACGCGCCTGCCTGTCCGCAAGTATGGCCGGGCGGGCAGGCGCGGATTTTCGCAGATTGGCACCCTGTGGAAGTGTAGCCGGTGAAAAAAGATCAAGTGCAAGTGTCAAGCTCAAGTTCAAACAGCTTCTAAACATCATCTTTTTTTATTTTTGATGATGGTTGCTATAATGGCGGTTAATTCTCCGCACTCCTTTATCAAATAATTTCTTTTTTCTACTATGCCATAATTCCATAGTTCACATCATCCGTTCATAAACCCGTAGCGTCTCCCGGGCTGCCTTCATCCAGGAGAACTGCCGGGCTCTCATTAAGGCTTTCTCACTCAGCAAAACGCGCATTTTTTC
This genomic window contains:
- a CDS encoding glycosyltransferase family 4 protein gives rise to the protein MKIAILADPLDNQSAGVHAYTKGLVNALLQCDRSNEYVLIREKKDPALPSTVRQIAILNHRFLLLFAALRLFVIIPLILRWLRVDAVVEPAHFGPFNLPRHIRRITVIHDLTPLLFPQYHRRHSQLLQRFLLRRILKKAHLILTVSQHTSNDLDQLFPFSRPKTVVIPPGCDPFFQPVISKAVLKKWQIDAPYFLFVGTVEPRKNLLMLLRAYRRFREWNNERVLLLIAGGKGWKYRSFYDELAQHPYRKDIHLAGYVDKQDLPAFYTHALALVYPSLYEGFGLPVLEAMACGAVVICSGRSSLPEVGGTAALYFDPEDEAGLLSHMQAIVQNEPLAEEKKALSLQQAAAFSWESHVRLFIEAIQAPNRSPGPTQKQ
- a CDS encoding glycosyltransferase family 4 protein; its protein translation is MKILFVLEHYYPYIGGAERLFTQLARTLVQSGYPVTVVTTRHDRSLPAREVLNGVRIFRVRCFNRYLFTLLSLPRILQQARDCSLIHTTTYNAALPAWLAGQLLRKPVVVTFHEVWGKLWWQLPFTGWWQKRGYYLYERLVLKLSFHRYIAVSHYTKNCLEQAGIPSGRIATIYNGLDYASFQSHRRIQPPVFTYTYFGRLGISKGLDLLLPAAQQFCSKYPESRLQLILPRKPKPVFKRVQRLIRQLKLDSHIVLLHDLPRRQLYRTLSSSSCVVIPSYSEGFCFAAAEAAALQVPTISSQRGALKEVVNGQYLPIKPLNATALSEALEKAANGQWQELPRKRFPLERTVEQHLELYRCLLGQKRNSW
- a CDS encoding T9SS type A sorting domain-containing protein, whose amino-acid sequence is MGTVTSNDLCANAEQIIIPMGGTGTGSGTTMNATTIDAPPDCGPGVDNGSSGGVWYTFTGTGNTMYEITTCNAFSDFDTEVSVYTGSCGTLSCVDGNDNQGCGFGSILSTVNIATPPYNTQYYVYVTGHGSASGNFNLDITDNGPIPLPANDLCMDAEEIIIPMGGTGTGSGTTLGATTTGAPPDCGPGVDNGDFGGVWYTFTGTGSTLYEITTCNAFTNFNTEISVFAGACGALSCVDGNDDDSNCSTGAGTTNSTVTVNPSSTTQYYVYVKGNGGASGNFNLNISDNGPDSDGDGDGIGDQTDNCPADYNPGQEDFDGDGLGDACDQSLCINGAVSNLNAYVNGLSINSAYKRAITSRLDLAATKFCNGYSANSVISTLNYVVSYVQYQSGRGIPPGDANYILAQVNVLIGALNGGTVVCCPATAAPPASVRQEPSATFALYPNPANYAINLSVKGQLGKPALIRIYSMQGQMVLEQQYASLEEGQLAFDVNEYAPGIYTLMVSVDGDVPVVKKFVVQR